In Streptomyces sp. P9-A4, the genomic window GCTGGGCGACGTCGAGCAGGGCGTCGTCCACGTGGTGGGACCGCAGCTGGGCCTCACCCAGCCCGGCACCACCGTGGTCTGCGGCGACTCGCACACCTCCACGCACGGCGCCTTCGGCGCGCTGGCGTTCGGCATCGGCACCAGCCAGGTCGAGCACGTGCTCGCCACCCAGACGCTGCCGCTGGCCCGCCCCATGACCATGGCGATCACGGTCGACGGCGAGCTGCCCGAGGACGTCACCGCCAAGGACCTGATCCTGGCGATCATCGCGAAGATCGGCACCGGCGGCGGCCAGGGCTACATCCTGGAGTACCGGGGCTCCGCCATCGAGAAACTCTCGATGGAGGCCCGGATGACCATCTGCAACATGTCGATCGAGGCCGGTGCCCGCGCGGGCATGATCGCCCCCGACGAGACCACCTTCGCCTATCTGAAGGGCCGCGCCCACGCCCCCGAGGGCGAGGACTGGGACGCCGCCGTCGCGTACTGGAAGACCCTGGAGTCCGACGAGGACGCCGTCTTCGACGCCGAGGTCGTCATCGACGCCGCCTCCCTGGCGCCGTTCGTCACCTGGGGCACCAACCCGGGCCAGGGCGCGCCGCTTTCGGGACACGTCCCCGACCCGGCTTCGTACGAAGACGCTTCGGAGCGCCTCGCCGCCGAAAAGGCCCTGGAGTACATGGGGTTGGCCGCCGGACAGCCGCTGCGCGACATCAGGGTCGACACCGTCTTCGTAGGCTCCTGCACCAACGGCCGCATCGAGGACCTGCGCAACGCCGCCGGTCTGCTCGAAGGCCGCAAGGTCGCCGACGGCGTCCGCATGCTCGTCGTCCCCGGCTCGGTCCGGGTGGCGCTGCAGGCCGTCGAGGAGGGTCTGGACAAGGTCTTCAAGGAGGCCGGGGCCGAATGGCGGCACGCGGGCTGCTCCATGTGCCTGGGCATGAACCCCGACCAACTGGCTCCCGGTGAGCGCTCCGCGTCCACCTCCAACCGCAACTTCGAGGGCCGGCAGGGCAAGGGCGGCCGGACCCACCTGGTCTCGCCCCAGGTCGCCGCCGCCACCGCCGTCCTGGGCCATCTGGCCTCCCCGGCCGATCTGTCCGACGTCGCCACCACCGCGGGGGTCTGAGGAACCATGGAAGCTTTCACCACGCACACCGGCCGGGCCGTCCCGCTGCGCCGCAGCAACGTCGACACCGACCAGATCATCCCCGCGCACTGGCTGAAGAAGGTCACCCGCGACGGCTTCGAGGACGGCCTCTTCGAGGCCTGGCGCAAGGACCCGGAGTTCGTTCTCAACCGCCCCGAGCGGCAGGGCGCCTCGGTCCTGGTGGCCGGCCCCGACTTCGGCACCGGCTCCTCCCGTGAGCACGCCGTCTGGGCGCTCCAGAACTACGGCTTCCAGACGGTGATCTCCTCCCGCTTCGCCGACATCTTCCGCGGCAACTCGCTGAAGAACGGCCTGCTGACCGTGGTCCTCCCGCAGGAGACCGTGGAGGCGCTCCAGGAGCTGACCGAGGCCGACCCGACCGCCGAGATCACCGTCGACCTGGAGCGGCGCAAGGTCCTGGCCGCCGGGATCGACGCAGACTTCGAGCTCGACGAGAACGCCCGCTGGCGGCTCCTGAACGGACTCGACGACATCAGCCTCACCCTTCAGAACGAAGCCGACATCGCGGCATATGAGGGGTCACGACCGGCCTTCAAGCCCCGTACAATTACGGCCTGAGCAGCGCTTTTCCAAGACTGCGCCCCCCACCGCCCGGTGGGGGGCGCAGTCGCTTGTTGAGACCCTGTCGGGCGACAACTCGCCCTAGATGGCACAATCGGTGCATGGAACGCGACAGCCAACTCGAGCTATACGAGTCGGTCGCCGCCCGATTGAAGGAAGCGCACACAAGAGTGCGCTCACTGCAAGTCCCGGAGGGCGTAAGGATGGCGCTGTCCCGGAAGCTGCTGGTCGTGACGGCCGCGGCGAAGCACGATCTCAAGGACGCGGCAACGCGTCTGGAGCGGTTGATGAAGGACCTCGACGAGGGCCGATTCCCAGAGGACGACTGACACCAGGAACTCCGCAGCGGGTCTTCCGCGTTGCGGCACTAGGGTGATTAGCCCGTTTCGTGTTTGATTTGCGGTATATACATGCCTAACGTGCGAAAAAGCTTGAACACTTTCGTTCTGGCAATGTCTCCGAAGGGGAAGACGTGAACAAGGCGCAGCTCGTAGAAGCGATTGCCGACAAGATGGGCGGTCGCCAGCAGGCCGCCGAAGCCGTCGACCACGTGCTCGACGCCATCGTGCGTGCCGTGGTCGCGGGCGACCGGGTCTCGGTCACGGGTTTCGGCTCGTTCGAGAAGGTCGACCGTCCGGCCCGCTACGCCCGCAACCCGCAGACGGGTGAGCGGGTCCGGGTCAAGAAGACCTCCGTCCCGCGCTTCCGTGCCGGTCAGGGCTTCAAGGACCTGGTCAGCGGCTCGAAGAAGCTCCCCAAGGGCGGCGAGGTCTCCGTCAAGAAGGCCCCCAAGGGCAGCCTCACCGGTGGCGCCGCCTCGGCGACCGTGAAGAAGGCCGCGGCGAAGAAGGCCACCACCGCCAAGAAGGCCGCCGCGAAGAAGGCGGCCCCGGCGAAGAAGGTCACGGCGGCCGCGAAGAAGGCGGCCCCGGCGAAGAAGGCCACCACGGCGGCCGCCAAGAAGGCGACCCCCGCGAAGAAGGCCACCACGGCCGCGGCCAAGAAGACCTCCGCCGCCGCCAAGAAGACCACCACGGCCGCCGCGAAGAAGGCGACCAAGGCCACGGCCAAGAAGACCGCGCCGGCCGCGAAGAAGGCCACGGCGACGAAGGCGCCCGCCAAGAAGACGACGGCGCGCAAGACGACCGCCAAGAAGACCGCCGCCAAGAAGTAGGACGAGCGGTAGACACCCGCCGGGCCGGGCTCCCCTCGGGGAGCCCGGCCCGCGGCGCGCACACCGTCTAGAACGTCTGCAGCGTCACCAGTGTGATCCGGAGCCCGGCGCCCGACGTGCCGGGCTCGGTCTCGATCCGGACCCGCTGCCCCGGCCGCAGCAGCCGCAGCCCGCCCGTGTCGAAGGCCTCCGCCCCGAACTCCACGGGGGTGCCGTCGTCGAGCAGCACACTGCCGCTGCGGGTCTCGGGGTCGTACGTGAACGCGGTCGCCTGCATGGACCGCAGCCTATCCGGCCGCCGGCAGCCACCGGGCGGCCGTCCGGGGGCCGAGCCCCAGCGCCCCCGCCGCCGCCAGATCCTCCCCGGTGTCCACGTCCCGGCGTACGGAATCCACCCCGGCCAGCGTGATTTCCACCGCCCCCGAAGACAAATGCCGGAGCCGTGACGCACCCCCGAATGCGGGTTCCAATTCCACTCCCGGACCCGCCGAGAGGAATGTGGTGCCGATTTCGGCGGCATCCGCGAGAAATGCCCGCGGAAATTTCCCCGCCGCGTCCAGGACCCTGGTCAGCTCCGCCGGCCGCAGCGCGGGCAGATCCGCGTTGAGCGCCGCCACCCGCGCGCACGGCCGCCGGGACCGTACGGCACGGACCCCGTGCGCCAGCGCCGCGTTGAGACCGGCCGCCGGGGCGTCCGGCACGATCCGCGCGCCCAGGGCCCCGAGCGCCTCCGCCGCCGCCGGATCGTCCGTGACGACCGCCACATCCCGCACCCTCGGACAGTCCAGCACCGCACCCACGGTGTCCTCGGCGAACGCGAGGGCCAGCCGGGGCCGCAGCAGGGCCCCGGCCGAGGCCGCCAGCCTGCTCTTCGCCAGCGCGAGGGGCTTCAGCGGGACGACCAGGGACCAGCCGTCGCCGGGGTCCGTGTGCGTCGGGTGCGTCGCGTTCATCGGGGCCCATTCTGTCCCGCCCACGCGGTCCACCCCAGGGCCCGGGGCGTACGGTGTCACTCGACACGGCAGGAGCATGGGGCGACACTTGACCCCCTGCCAGCCAGCCCCGGAGAAAGGTGTCCGCGTGCCCCGCCGCAGAATCGGCTTCTGGTACCGCCTCGCGGCGGTCATCGCCAAACCCCCCCTGGTGGTTCTGTTCAAGCGGGACTGGCGCGGCATGGAGCACATTCCGGCCGACGGCGGTTTCATCACCGCGGTCAACCACAACTCCTACCTGGACCCGCTGTCCTACTCGCACTTCCAGTACAACACCGGCCGCGTCCCGCGCCTCCTGGCCAAGGCGGGCCTCTTCAAGACCCCCTTCGTCGGCATGATGCTGCGCGGCACCGGCCAGATCCCCGTCTACCGCGAGACCACCGACGCGCTGGACGCCTTCCGGGCCGCCGTCGGCGCCATCGAGCGCGGCGAGTGCGTCGCCTTCTACCCCGAGGGCACCCTGACCCGGGACCCCGACATGTGGCCCATGGCCGGCAAGACCGGGGCCGCGCGCGTCGCCCTGCTCACCCGAGCCCCCGTGATCCCGGTGGCCCAGTGGGGCGCGAACCTGGCGATGCCGCCGTACGCCAAGGAGAACAAGTTCCGGCTGTTCCCCCGCAAGACGCTGACCGTGCAGGCCGGTCCGCCCGTCGACCTCTCCCGTTTCCACGGCCTGGAGCCGACGCCCGAGGTCCTCCGCGAGGCCACCGAGGTCATCATGGCGGCCATCACCGCCCTCCTGGAGCAGATCCGCGGCGAGCAGGCCCCCGCGGAGCCGTACGACCACCGCAGGGCCCGCATGGAACAGCGCCGCAAGGCCGCCGAGGGAGGCACCAAGTGACCAAGGCAGCCGTCTTCGGCAGCGGATCCTGGGGCACCGCCTTCGCCATGGTGCTCGCCGACGCGGGCTGCGAGGTGAGCCTCT contains:
- a CDS encoding lysophospholipid acyltransferase family protein, which produces MPRRRIGFWYRLAAVIAKPPLVVLFKRDWRGMEHIPADGGFITAVNHNSYLDPLSYSHFQYNTGRVPRLLAKAGLFKTPFVGMMLRGTGQIPVYRETTDALDAFRAAVGAIERGECVAFYPEGTLTRDPDMWPMAGKTGAARVALLTRAPVIPVAQWGANLAMPPYAKENKFRLFPRKTLTVQAGPPVDLSRFHGLEPTPEVLREATEVIMAAITALLEQIRGEQAPAEPYDHRRARMEQRRKAAEGGTK
- a CDS encoding HU family DNA-binding protein, with protein sequence MNKAQLVEAIADKMGGRQQAAEAVDHVLDAIVRAVVAGDRVSVTGFGSFEKVDRPARYARNPQTGERVRVKKTSVPRFRAGQGFKDLVSGSKKLPKGGEVSVKKAPKGSLTGGAASATVKKAAAKKATTAKKAAAKKAAPAKKVTAAAKKAAPAKKATTAAAKKATPAKKATTAAAKKTSAAAKKTTTAAAKKATKATAKKTAPAAKKATATKAPAKKTTARKTTAKKTAAKK
- the leuD gene encoding 3-isopropylmalate dehydratase small subunit, which produces MEAFTTHTGRAVPLRRSNVDTDQIIPAHWLKKVTRDGFEDGLFEAWRKDPEFVLNRPERQGASVLVAGPDFGTGSSREHAVWALQNYGFQTVISSRFADIFRGNSLKNGLLTVVLPQETVEALQELTEADPTAEITVDLERRKVLAAGIDADFELDENARWRLLNGLDDISLTLQNEADIAAYEGSRPAFKPRTITA
- the leuC gene encoding 3-isopropylmalate dehydratase large subunit; the protein is MGRTLAEKVWDDHVVRRAEGEPDLLFIDLHLLHEVTSPQAFDGLRQNGRQVRRLDLTIATEDHNTPTLDIDKPIADPVSRAQLETLRKNCAEFGVRLHPLGDVEQGVVHVVGPQLGLTQPGTTVVCGDSHTSTHGAFGALAFGIGTSQVEHVLATQTLPLARPMTMAITVDGELPEDVTAKDLILAIIAKIGTGGGQGYILEYRGSAIEKLSMEARMTICNMSIEAGARAGMIAPDETTFAYLKGRAHAPEGEDWDAAVAYWKTLESDEDAVFDAEVVIDAASLAPFVTWGTNPGQGAPLSGHVPDPASYEDASERLAAEKALEYMGLAAGQPLRDIRVDTVFVGSCTNGRIEDLRNAAGLLEGRKVADGVRMLVVPGSVRVALQAVEEGLDKVFKEAGAEWRHAGCSMCLGMNPDQLAPGERSASTSNRNFEGRQGKGGRTHLVSPQVAAATAVLGHLASPADLSDVATTAGV
- the cofC gene encoding 2-phospho-L-lactate guanylyltransferase; the encoded protein is MNATHPTHTDPGDGWSLVVPLKPLALAKSRLAASAGALLRPRLALAFAEDTVGAVLDCPRVRDVAVVTDDPAAAEALGALGARIVPDAPAAGLNAALAHGVRAVRSRRPCARVAALNADLPALRPAELTRVLDAAGKFPRAFLADAAEIGTTFLSAGPGVELEPAFGGASRLRHLSSGAVEITLAGVDSVRRDVDTGEDLAAAGALGLGPRTAARWLPAAG